The genomic stretch ACTGGGGAGCGTAGGAGCTAGGGGGGTACGCGAGTCGGCGAGGTGTGCTGTCTTTATTACGGGGACAAGCATCAGCGGATATGAGATAATCTGGGTGGCCATTGTACTTTACCTTCTAGCGTGTGTAGGTACTGGCCGAGAAAACAACAAAGTTATTGTTCTTTTGTACGAGCAATGGGGTAACCACGAGTTGTTTGAATGGAGACTTCCTTGATTTTTGGAGATTGGTGAGGCCCTGCGGATTTGAGAGAGACTTATAACGAAAGACTTGTTGCGTGCATCCGGCGTGGAGGGCGGTGCTGAGGACACTGAAGTACGAAGGTAAGGAACGAGGTATGGGTTCGGAGAGCGATAAAGTAGGGAACCACAAGGATATACGACCGGACAAAGATAGAAACGTCCACCGTTTCTTGTTACCCCATTTGTCTTGCCCGCAACCACATTGTCCGCGACGCGTCCCTTGACTGTGGCCTCGCCCTCAACATGTTTTTTCAATAATGGAGACTCAGTATCTACCTTCTCCGTCGCTTGAGATGCCAATTCGTGTTTGAATTACATTGCTGATTATTCTCGTGCCACACTTAGCACCAATGTTGACATCAGTCATGATTTATCACCAACCAGCTCGCCTGCCAACTCTACCGGCGTATCTTCTCCGACGGCATTGGATAGTGCTAGACAAATAGCAGGCGGCTTTGATTTGTCTAATGTGCGGTAACATAGCCCAAGAGACGCGTGTAATTAATTAACCTCGTTTCACAAGTTTATTTGCCCTCTAACCTAACCCTCTTAAGTGGGCATTGGGTGCGTGTaaatgggaatattctagcaATTACGACACCCAAAATACTTTATTCGTACTGGTCGAATTGTCCCAACCGAGCAGGGATTCAAAGTAAATAAGTAAGGGCGAGAGCAACGGTCATCTCGTGGACTCGACGGAGTTGAGGTAGTAGATAGTAATTCCCACGACATTGTTCTGACCGGAAAAGCCCGCCACGTCCCGAGTTTTTGCGTGTCGTCGACGTCCTCATCGTTCCGCTCATTAGATATGTTACTCGCCTCAGCCGCACGAACAGTGTCCGCCGCCCCAGGATTGGGCCGTCGCGCTGCCTCTGCCATCGCCCCCAAATACTCCAAGGCTGTCTTCGGTGCTGCCCTCGCCAAATCCCCTGCAACCCTCACCAAAGTCCACGCCGACCTCGCTGCCTTCTCCGCCGCCCTCAAGAAGGATGCTGAAGTTGCCAACTTTGTGAACAACCCCACATTGTCTTCGCAGGAACGCGCCAAGGGCCTCCAGGCTGTCTTCTCCAAACTCGAGGGCGCTGGCGCGAAGAAGGATGCCTTCTCCGATATTTCTAAGAATCTGCTCACTGTGTTGTCGGAGAATGGAAGGCTGGTTGAGACCGAGAGTGTCATTGAGGGATTCAACGAGCTCTTTGCTGAGTACAAGGGCGAGCTGACCGTCACCGTCACGTCTGCCACTCCTTTGCCAAAGGATGTCCTCAACCGTCTCGAGACGTCTTTGAAGCAGTCGCAAACCGCCCAGGCTGCCAAGGTTCTCAAGATCACCAACAAGGTGTGTTCCAAATATCTTTATTTTCTGTAATTTTGCCCATTCATTTGCGTCAGGTCAACCCTAGTATTCTTGGAGGACTGATTGTTGACTTCGGTGACAAGACCGTTGACTTGAGCGTTCAATCCCGTGTCACCAAGCTCAACAATGTCCTGACACGTACGTTTTATGcattttatcaattcaaccAGTATGAAGCTGAACTATTGCTTAGAGTCTGTTTAACTCTATACCTCGATAGAGATGTCGTCTGTACTCGCTGCACCTTAGATGTCGCGTTTCACGCAAAATATTTTAATGGAACTTGGACTCTGTGTGAAACATGAGAAGGAAGTCTTGCTCCCGAAAGAGCTTGCGATGACAATTTAGAAATTGTTCGCTGGGATTCATGGCAAACGGTTGCAGACGAAATATCTTGGTATGTATCTTCTCTAAACTTCCCGCCTGAGCACTTCGCTTCGCATTCGTTCCAAACCCAACCCGAGCCTTCATTCCAGTGGGTCGAAACCCCGCGGAATACATATTACTCTGGGCTATCTGGCGCCAACCCTGCAACTCGTTATTGCACGGCTTTTACACAAATCCACCGGTCTCATGAGCTCGCGAAGCGCACATAAACGAAGATAAAGTGGCCGTACGATCCCCAGTCCCGCTCAACAACCATGTTGTATTCTTTCTTGATCGCGGGGGTGCTCAATAATCTATATTCTCGCGCCGATATCTCCACCTCCAAGACTGTTTAGAGAGCTCTTCAACGCACATGTGGTAGGGCAACGAAGGCCTACTGATCAGTGAATAGGTAATAGCACTATGGATGGCTGCGATCCGTGCTGCGTCTTCTTCAGTGTCTGAAAGCACGTTCCAATCTAGAATCATGTTTGCTTTGTCGCCCTGGTCGGACATGATTTGGATTCCAGAAGGGTTCCCGAGATATTTGACGACTCTAGGGCTAACTGTTAATCTCGTTTGAAGATTTGAGCCTCTAAATTCGTGAGCTAACTGTTTGTTATTTTGGTTTCCATTTCCGAAGAAAAATATAATCACTGAGATTTCAACTCTCTCGTTAAACATTACTTCAGGTGCTGCACGACAATCTGCCCATGGAAGCTAACTACTTGAATATATTTGAAGGCCCCGGCAACGACACGGCAGAAGGCAGGAGACAAAGGTTCATCAAGGTTTTCAAAAACTCAAAGCATAATTTCCGGCGTATTACAGCCCCCAACAACTACAACAGCCTTTTTAGTGCATGAACTTCTCGGTATCTTGATGACGTTCTCAAAGCTTTTGAGTCAAGTCTCTCAACGCCGCCCATTGGAAGATTGAGTCGTGAGATCGGCTATTGATGATTTGGCGGCCTTCATTTCTTCCCATAGTGTTTGGAGGCTGAGACAATTCTCAGCAACCAAGTTAAGACGCATACCCTGGTTCTCGTGGGTATGCCGAAAAAAAGTGTTTCCCACTTTTATCAGACTCTCGTTGAGAGAAAATTTGAAGCATGGCGAGTCCTCTCATCCGTATACCGTTTGTTGTAGCTGCTGCCGTTGCGCTGTACAGAGCAGCTACACCCCCTCATCCACCTTCAAGCGTTGAAGAAAAGGCGCCTTCGACCTCTCTAGAAGGTTACTTGAAGTCAAATATTACATCTCATGTGATAAAAGTGAGTTCCTCTGCCCATTCCAAATAACTCACTCACCTCTCTCTAGGTTTCTTGTTTGCTCAACGCTCTCGCTGAAGTGGCCGTGATCCTGGGCACACATTATCCGCGAAATCCATTGACTGACCCCTTATTGTCTTCCCTCGTCTGTAACGATATAGCGAACGCACAGAATATTCGCCTGACCTTCGCATTCTTTCTCGGAACTTGCATGGTGATCGCAGGCTCATATCTTCGTTTGGCATGCTATCGCGCACTGGGGCATCTTTTTACCTTTGAGATGAGCATTCGGAAAGGTCATCGTCTAGTCACCAGTGGTCCGTATGGTATTGTGCGTCACCCAGGGTATACAGGGACCCTATTGATCATGTGTGGGATTTTGCTCTGGCAGTGCAGCTCCGTGAGTAAGCATTTTTTACCACTATGTATTTGCCTGTTAACATTCTGCGGAAGGGCTCTTGGATGGTGGAATGCAATGTCTTGCAATCTACTATTGGCAGGCTAGCTGCATTTCTAAATATCGCTCCTATCACAATGGTGACCATTGGACTGCTTCAGCGTATGTTCAAAGAAGATgaacaattgcaaaaaacATTTGGCAGGCAGTGGGATGATTGGGCAAAGAGGGTACCTTATTTGATTATTCCTTGGCTATATTAGCTTTGATATAGTTCCAACCAGTTTGATGTGTAATTCATACCTTATTCAATTCGCCGCTTTGCTATGACCAACATCAACTAAATAGGCAGTAGATTACAATACAATGTAAACCAATACAATAATTTTTTAGTCTTACAAATCCACCCAATTTTTGGGGCCCGGTTTACAATGTCAAGCAATAGTTTTATTAGGTTAGAAAGTGGTCATAATTATTCAATTTaaatttttattcatttgagTATAGTAGTAGGGACATGTTATGTGTGTACATTGAAAGCGCATGCAATATCGGACTAGTGTGCGTGCACGGTCAAACAAAATCAGCAGATATCGGAGctccaaaatcaaatcaagcGGAGCCTGAACTCACTTGAAGTCCCGCTGCAAGCAAATCACGTCCACtttgtttgcttttttctaACCACCACAATCCTCTGCCCACGGATATACATGGGGGCAAGGTACGTGTATTCATCTTTGTAAATTAATGTCTCCTCCTCGAACTAACATCATACACATCTTCCTTTAACCAAAACAAGTTAGTAGATTATACTTTTTTGGTGAGTAATAGATAATTCTCACTCGGTGCTCATCAGTACTCACCATATACTAGGACCAACTATCTTGAACACTTGGATGAAGGGTCAGTATTTTAGTCTCTATTTAGTGTGCTTTACACTACTAACATTACTTGTGAAAGGTCCCAAACAACCAGACACTTGGATACAGACTTGaaagcatgtacatgtaagtatatgcgctttttattggtttttgattcattttttgatgcaTATATTTTGGTCCACCATTTCCCGTACCACTTCAGCTGTTCCGAATGCTTGAAGCTGCCTTTTCCCGTGTGTCTTCACCATTCATGCCTACTTTGTGTCATTGAGTGTGGGAATTGTCAACTTCAGGTTCTGTTTTGGTGTTGAGGGTCCGGAGCCGTGCGCGCTAGCATGTGGGTTCAATGTGTCTTATATAGTTGTACTATTTTTATGAATAAATAATCTatttttcattatgattTTTGTGTGCTCCAAAAGGCATTACGATTGCAATACCCAGAAATATTGTAAACCTCaaattaatttattcatgctgcaatatttccggtttcttacaacatttcaagagcGTTGTAACGCAGTGCAAGAAtttcgaagaaaaaaatattttattgggtttgcaatgctttgtaatctacGCGTACTTTTTATGATGAATATGGAAACTCCGGGACCAAATATGGAAGTTCTACGActcttcaaattcaaattttAAAGCTAGTGATGCCAAACAATTAAGATGAAGGTAAATTATCATGCAATATATGTCCTCATCTTAGAAAATGCTCTATGAACTTATTTAACCTCATGATGGAGATCAATCATGCCGCTTTTCAAGGGCCCTTTGATATCTGCTACTATTTGAAATAGTAAATTCAATAGACGCTTGTCATGTACTTCACGGTATTTCTGTGCGGACGTGTAAGAATAAAAGCAAGTGGGGTTAATTTCTATCTTACACTGACTCGGATCTATAAAAGTTTTTTAAAATGTTATTTTTGAGTTGAGTATATGACACGGCCAGAATGATGTGGGGAACATGTAATGGCATAGAGGGCTACAAAACTTAAATTTTGTGGCAGTAGATATCATGATACACTGAAATTATTACTAGCTAATCTCGTAGTAAGGTTGGCCACAAATAGCTCGTGCCCAACTCATGCCAGGATGCAACGTGACCATCGCCGCCGGGGGGCATTGTTCTGTAATCAGTAATAAGCGCCCACCTAATTGTCCTCACGATCATCGCGATTGCACAAAGCAACCCATCCCTTCTTCTCAACGTCGACCATCTACATCATTCAAAATATGAAAATTGATCTTCATTGCTTTTATACACTCTTACTATCGTTTTCAATACTTGCAGTCAATGCAGTACCAAACCTTTCACATCGAGGTGAGATGGTGACTCGACGTAATTAGAGTGCTTCTTACTAACACTTGAACGCCTGCCGTTTCATTTATCTGGGAACGCACTTTTTGGTACAGTACTTTCAACATTTTATCGTAAGTCTGAGCTCAGACCGCATAAGCCAAGCTGAGTGAATGGTAAACCACAGGGACTTATGTGTCACCTCAAGCATTCACGAACGACAATCTAAGTATTACGCTTGCCGACAACTTTTGGGAAATCGCGCAGAAATTAGGAGTTGAGGTGGTGAGATACGCAAATCAAACCCTTGAGGATGAAGCGTCAAAGTTTGCTGTACCTCTGGAGACGTTGCAAGAGTTAAAACAGGCAGTGAGAAATCTCACTGATAGTGCAGGCGTGTTACAGGTGGTCGACTTGCCATCTCAAGAAAACTTGACCAAACGTGGTCTAAACGATCAAAAACTGAACATGACGCATTTTTACGAACGATTGGAAGAAGAGGTGGGCAAAATAATCGATCAACTCATGGAGGAATTTCAAGAACCTCTTCCTGAAGACGAGACGGAGCGCTATAAGAGACGCAAAGCGGTGGTCGAAAGAGGTCTGGATTTGACGGAAGGTTGTTTGGTTGTTGTGTATGGAGAATTAGGTATTTCTGAAGTTGAAGCGAGAGAGAGGTTTGGACACATCAAACCGAAATTTGAACGCGTTCTTCTTATTATCGGTGAGTAATAGATGATTGTTATGGGTGGCATTTCTTTCATCGTGTCATTTTTCTGTCACTGCACAGTAAATATCATCGACCATCATCCACGTATTGTGCGAACAATTCTATTTGCCGTCGCGACATGGATTCTTCCCATTCGTGTGGTGCGCATCATCCTACGCGCTTTTGGCTTGGGGCCAGCCATACGTGGAAGACGTCAGTAGCAAACTTTTCCACGGTTCGTTCAGCAGTACTAATTGAATTTATAGGAATTGCTACTCGATGGTTgcaaaagtttcttttcgatgaAGTAATGGAAGCAGAAATTTGGATGAAAATGCTGTGGGCTGccaagggaaaggcaagatgGAGTATTAAAATAATACTTGCTGCGGTTTTGAGATTTGTCAAAGATTTGGGCTTCCGTGTGTTGGAGGCACTGTTAAACAATGACAATGTTGCGCTTTgaattgtttttttttttacgtAGCATGACAATACATTCTTTGAAGTTTGCACACCCTGAGATATTATTTCATTAATATCCCGATGGCGTGTTGGCACGCTATGCAACGTTAAATGTACATGACACTGAAGAGATAAATACTGCAAGTACACAAACACTGATACAACAATCATAAATTCccaaagataaaaaaacacGTCGAAAGATATGGGCAAATCAAAGACGAGGTTGTGGAAGTGAAACGATCAGAACACCTTGATTGCGGGCATCGACTTCGCATTTGATCCCTAGCCTGCACAGAAGAAATTAGCATTCTGAAAAGAGATGTTTGGGTTATTAAACAAACCTTTGCATCTCTCGTTGGACAGCAGGTTTAAGAGTGGGCCTCTGATCGATAGAGTGTTTGCCCTTTCCAACGATCACACGGACAGTCGTGCGTTTCTCCTCATTTGCTTTGATGATAGCTCTCTCGACCCGGTCAAAAGCCTCACGTGGACGAAGGCCGTGTACATCAATTTCATTAGACTTGGTAAGGGTATTTCGGGCTGTAGATGGGTAATAGACAATTAGCATGTTAACTTTGAAGAAGGAATATAGAATGAAATGCAGGGACCTACCAACGAAGTATCTCCGTGCCGCTTTCTCGTGTAGCTTGTATGCTTCAGCATCCAATTCTCGGACCTTGATTTTTAAAGCAAGGGCGTCCATCACCCGTCCTTCCGACTCGGCACGTTTCCTTTGTTCCTCTAGTTGCGCTCTTACGGACTCCTCTTCTCGAGCTTTTTGGCGCAATTGATCAGCACGCTGGTAGAGTCTGGTTGGTATACGAGTAGAAAGTATCGAAGCATCGCTCGGATCAGAGAGGATGGTAGACGGGGAAGGTGGAGGGGGAGACTCCGGTGGCGGAGAAGTCGTGCGTCGGAACAAAGGTCCAGAAGGTGGTAGCGGAGGTTGCAGGAGTGGATTCTGTGACAAAGACCCTGGCATCTGAAGTTCATCCTGAAAGTCATCTTCGGTGACATTTGGTGCGGGCTCTGTCGCAGCGGCGGCATGATCAGACCCCAGAGCAGATCTCACGTTGAGACTCAACGGAGATAACTGGCCTTCTAGTTCATCGAGGCGTGCTTGCTTGGGTGTAAGCAAAGGGTCAGCATCGTGTTCGTTATCCGTTTCCATTGCGAGTTTATCCCGAGCGCCGGGGGTGAGAAGTTCGTCAACCTCGCTTTCGTAATTGGCTTGAAGATTTACTTTAGTGTTACCAACACAGTCCATCCTTTCGTCGATGTTCTCTTGTATGATGATGTGATTAGAGGCTGTGGGGGTGTGTATATGCCAAAGAGGATCCTGGTGGCGAAGGAGCACAGGAAGAGCGCCCTGAACCTCAGCAGATGTTGTAGCAAATTGATTTGGAAAAAGAGACTCAGCATTCACGTGTGATGATTGCGACGTTAGCCAATCAACCACGACGCTGTTGGGCGAGCTTCGAAGCTCGTAATTAGGAACTGGGATAGGCATATCAATTGGGTCAGGCCCGTTAGGAAGAGGTTGTTGGGTAATATTGTTTCGGTTCTGGTGTTGGTCTCCGCTACGAGGAGATACATTTGAAGTTTGATCACCGTTCTCCGGATGTGCGGTGTTGTCTTCTGGTGACGAAAGCTCGGGAATGGTATACAACTGGTTTTCAAAGCGTGGCTTATGACAATCAAGATAAGAATCGTTATTGGAAAGGTCATTCATTCCATCTGAGGGGATAGCCGTGTCTGGAGGTGTGGGAAGATGGTTAGGAACAGGGAGGGGCGAACCTGAATCTGGAGAATGGTCAAGCAAGGAGGCAAGGCCAGACCTAGGGCGAACAGGAAGCGCCTCTTGGACGAAGTGTTCCGTGGATTGTTGAACTTGGAGGAGTACGGGTTTTGGAGAAGGTGACAATATGGAGTCTTCTTGTAGAAAGAAACTGGGAGGTGTTGGAGGGCGTTCCAAGGGCGATATagaggaagaaaatggtGGTGGAGGGTTCTCAGGAAGGAGCGGGTTTATAGACGATTGATCTGGGTCGGGTGCTCTGTAGGCACGAATTCGTGGTGGTAATGGTGTCGACAGAATAGGAACGGCGGTCGGAATTGAACGCGAATGCCTGTGCCTTCTCTCCTTGACTCGTTCCCGATCTTTCTTCAGGGCTGCGCGAAGGCTTGCGCGAGGGACGAAGGCTTCCGACGCGACCGAGCCAAGAGCACTCCATAACAGTACCATAACCATCCGTTGTAAATCTTTCGAGATTAGGAGGTCCATCACAATGCGCAATCCGTAGGCAAGGACATGATCTAGATTGGGAGATGTCGAGCGACCCGATACTTGGTGAAGAACAATGCCCTCCCATAGTCCGAGAATGGCGGTTGTTAGTTTGTTGGTGGGGCCTGTATTAGTAGGAACGAGGAATATGCGCAGGCCAAGGCCTGCTAAGATAGAGAGGGCTACATCCATTAAGCGGGGATGGACTGTGATTGAGCAATATCTTTGATAGAGGTTATAGGCGTGAACATTGCAATGGGTGCAAGCACGACGGGAATGCGTGGATTAGTGGGTTAACGGAAGAGACCTCGTGCTCGGTGGATGTGCAGGCGGAGGCCACGATTTGTATTCTATTCTGAGGCAGTCAGAAGACCCGTGAAGATTGTTTGTTCACTGATAGAATTAAACTTTAACACAAGTTCTTGAAAGTCAAGGTTGCAGCATGAAGAAATTGTGGGATAATTGGGATATAAACTTGACCGTCCAAACGAGCTCTATTATCTACATAAAATGGTAAGTGGAGTCAATTTTCAAGTTTCTTGAATGAGCGAGGAGAGTACAGACTTAGTTTGTGTCCATAGAGTGGAGTTGTGTGCAATATTAAAGGGCGGCAGAACACTCGGTCCTCATGCATCATGTCCCGCGTTTGCGAGTGCAATGCGGATTACGCATGCCGTATGTCACAGGATAAGTCACAATATTGTTGTCACGAAACTTGAACGATCATGTGATCGACGCGTCTTGCAATTCCATTTGGGGAGGATTGGTTCCGAACATTGAAACAACCAACAACTGCGGAGATTCGTGTAGGTTTCACTCAAGTTCAACACTTTACGAGCAACAACCGAAGGATTACATAGGTTTTCAATGGCTTCCAGAAGAAAGCCTGTACCAAGGGTCCAATCTCCTGTAAATGAACCTATGTTGCCACCGATGCCATTACAGAGCGACCCAGTGGACCCCCAGATCAAACGATACAGTCTTTCAGATGGCCCTGCGACTTATACCCAGATCAGCGACGCCGTTGAAGAATTATATCCAGATAACGCGGTCACAAGCATTCAGTCGGACCCCTTTCACGACGGTGGATCTTCGGCAGGCGGGCATTCATCCAACGAGTCCAATGCATATTCGCAGACCTCGACGTCTGAGTTTCGACGTTATCAGCCTGGACAATATTTGGCTCCTATAATAACTGGAGAAACCTTGCAGATTGAGCCCGAGCTGCCAGCGCCTTCAATGGCGCATTCGGACCCCTTTTACGACCCGACCACGCCTCTATCATCCGGTCCAGTACCATTAATCGTTCAAC from Psilocybe cubensis strain MGC-MH-2018 chromosome 2, whole genome shotgun sequence encodes the following:
- a CDS encoding ATP synthase subunit 5, mitochondrial → MLLASAARTVSAAPGLGRRAASAIAPKYSKAVFGAALAKSPATLTKVHADLAAFSAALKKDAEVANFVNNPTLSSQERAKGLQAVFSKLEGAGAKKDAFSDISKNLLTVLSENGRLVETESVIEGFNELFAEYKGELTVTVTSATPLPKDVLNRLETSLKQSQTAQAAKVLKITNKVNPSILGGLIVDFGDKTVDLSVQSRVTKLNNVLTQGSLAPERACDDNLEIVRWDSWQTVADEISWYVSSLNFPPEHFASHSFQTQPEPSFQWVETPRNTYYSGLSGANPATRYCTAFTQIHRSHELAKRT
- a CDS encoding Smr domain-containing protein (Smr domain-containing protein YPL199C) — translated: MDVALSILAGLGLRIFLVPTNTGPTNKLTTAILGLWEGIVLHQVSGRSTSPNLDHVLAYGLRIVMDLLISKDLQRMVMVLLWSALGSVASEAFVPRASLRAALKKDRERVKERRHRHSRSIPTAVPILSTPLPPRIRAYRAPDPDQSSINPLLPENPPPPFSSSISPLERPPTPPSFFLQEDSILSPSPKPVLLQVQQSTEHFVQEALPVRPRSGLASLLDHSPDSGSPLPVPNHLPTPPDTAIPSDGMNDLSNNDSYLDCHKPRFENQLYTIPELSSPEDNTAHPENGDQTSNVSPRSGDQHQNRNNITQQPLPNGPDPIDMPIPVPNYELRSSPNSVVVDWLTSQSSHVNAESLFPNQFATTSAEVQGALPVLLRHQDPLWHIHTPTASNHIIIQENIDERMDCVGNTKVNLQANYESEVDELLTPGARDKLAMETDNEHDADPLLTPKQARLDELEGQLSPLSLNVRSALGSDHAAAATEPAPNVTEDDFQDELQMPGSLSQNPLLQPPLPPSGPLFRRTTSPPPESPPPPSPSTILSDPSDASILSTRIPTRLYQRADQLRQKAREEESVRAQLEEQRKRAESEGRVMDALALKIKVRELDAEAYKLHEKAARRYFVARNTLTKSNEIDVHGLRPREAFDRVERAIIKANEEKRTTVRVIVGKGKHSIDQRPTLKPAVQREMQRLGIKCEVDARNQGVLIVSLPQPRL